One window of Candidatus Mycobacterium wuenschmannii genomic DNA carries:
- a CDS encoding NAD(P)/FAD-dependent oxidoreductase, with product MNALPENTAPDRRHRVVVIGSGFGGLNAVKRLKRADVDIKLIARTTHHLFQPMLYQVATGIVAEGAIAPPTRMILRGQHNAQVLLGDVTHVDLKGKFVVSELLGHSYETPYDSLIIAAGAGQSYFGNDHFAEYAPGMKSIDDALELRGRIMSAFEAAERSSDPERRKKLLTFTVVGAGPTGVEMAGQIAELADFTLKGAYRHIDSTKARVILLDAAPAVLPPMGEKLGHKAAARLEKMGVEIQLGAMVTDVDRDGITVKDSDGTTRRIESACKVWSAGVSASPLGRDLARQSGVELDRAGRVKVEPDLSIPGHPNVFVVGDMAAVDGVPGVAQGAIQGGKYAAQTIKAELAGADPVQREPFQYFDKGSMAAVSRYYAVVKIGPLEFGGIIGWFAWLLLHLVYLIGFKNKITTVLSWIVTFLSGRRGQLTITEQQAFARTRLEQLAVLAAEAHQDETAKAAS from the coding sequence ATGAACGCCCTGCCCGAAAACACCGCGCCCGATCGCCGACACCGGGTAGTGGTCATCGGTTCGGGATTCGGTGGCCTGAACGCCGTGAAAAGGCTCAAGCGCGCGGACGTCGACATCAAGTTGATCGCCCGCACGACCCACCATCTGTTCCAGCCGATGCTCTACCAAGTGGCGACGGGCATCGTCGCCGAGGGTGCAATCGCTCCCCCGACCCGAATGATCCTGCGCGGCCAGCACAACGCGCAGGTCCTGCTCGGCGACGTCACTCATGTCGACCTCAAGGGCAAGTTCGTGGTCTCGGAGTTGCTCGGCCACAGCTATGAAACCCCTTACGACAGTTTGATTATCGCGGCCGGCGCGGGCCAGTCCTACTTCGGCAACGACCATTTCGCCGAATACGCACCCGGCATGAAGTCCATCGACGACGCCTTGGAACTGCGCGGCCGGATCATGAGCGCGTTTGAGGCGGCCGAGCGCTCCAGCGATCCCGAGCGGCGCAAGAAGCTGCTGACCTTCACTGTCGTCGGCGCCGGACCGACCGGCGTCGAAATGGCCGGCCAGATCGCCGAGCTCGCCGACTTCACGCTGAAAGGCGCTTACCGGCACATAGATTCGACCAAGGCGCGGGTGATTCTGCTCGACGCCGCCCCTGCGGTGCTGCCGCCGATGGGCGAGAAGCTCGGTCACAAGGCTGCGGCGCGGCTGGAGAAAATGGGCGTCGAAATCCAGCTCGGCGCCATGGTGACCGACGTCGACCGCGATGGCATCACCGTCAAGGACTCCGACGGCACCACCCGCCGCATCGAGTCGGCCTGCAAGGTGTGGTCGGCCGGCGTCTCGGCCAGCCCGCTGGGACGCGACTTGGCCCGGCAGTCCGGGGTCGAACTCGATCGCGCGGGCCGGGTGAAGGTGGAGCCCGATCTCTCAATTCCCGGTCACCCCAACGTGTTTGTCGTCGGTGACATGGCCGCCGTCGACGGCGTTCCCGGGGTCGCTCAGGGTGCCATCCAAGGTGGCAAGTACGCCGCGCAAACCATCAAGGCCGAGCTGGCCGGGGCGGATCCCGTGCAGCGCGAGCCGTTCCAGTACTTCGACAAGGGCTCGATGGCCGCGGTGTCGCGTTACTACGCCGTCGTGAAGATCGGCCCACTGGAATTCGGCGGCATCATCGGCTGGTTCGCATGGCTGCTGTTGCACCTGGTGTACCTGATCGGTTTCAAGAACAAGATCACCACGGTGTTGTCGTGGATCGTGACATTCCTGAGTGGTCGACGGGGTCAGCTCACGATCACCGAGCAGCAGGCCTTCGCCCGCACCCGGCTCGAACAATTGGCGGTCCTGGCCGCCGAGGCGCACCAGGACGAGACGGCCAAGGCCGCCAGTTAG
- a CDS encoding LLM class F420-dependent oxidoreductase: protein MTIRLGFQIPNFSYGTGVEQLFPTVIAQAREAESAGFDSVFVMDHFYQLPMLGSPDQPMLEAYTALGALATATERVQLGTLVTGNTYRNPTLLAKAITTLDVVSAGRAILGIGTGWFELEHDELGFEFGTFTDRFNRLNESLEIILPMLKGERPTFSGEYYRANNALANPRYRDHIPLMIGGSGEKKTIPLAVRHFDHLNVIAGFDQLAGKVKVVRERCEEIDRDPATLETSMLVTVLLDDNVKPDQVPDEMGGRMLAGSADYIAEQVKAKVLDAGIDGVIINMPSYTPGVIAAVGEALRPVVGL from the coding sequence GTGACCATTCGACTTGGCTTCCAAATTCCCAACTTTTCCTACGGCACCGGCGTCGAACAACTCTTTCCCACCGTAATCGCGCAGGCACGCGAAGCCGAATCAGCAGGCTTTGACTCGGTTTTCGTGATGGACCACTTCTATCAACTGCCGATGCTCGGCTCTCCGGACCAGCCGATGCTCGAGGCGTACACCGCCCTCGGAGCGCTCGCGACGGCGACCGAGCGAGTTCAGTTGGGCACGTTGGTAACTGGCAACACGTACCGCAATCCCACGCTGCTGGCCAAGGCCATCACCACCCTCGACGTGGTCAGCGCGGGGCGGGCGATTCTCGGCATCGGCACCGGCTGGTTCGAACTCGAGCACGACGAACTCGGCTTCGAATTCGGCACCTTCACCGACCGTTTCAATCGACTGAACGAGTCGCTGGAGATCATCCTGCCGATGCTCAAAGGTGAGCGGCCGACTTTCTCCGGTGAGTACTACCGCGCGAACAATGCATTGGCCAATCCCCGCTATCGCGATCACATCCCGCTGATGATCGGTGGCAGCGGTGAGAAGAAGACGATTCCGCTGGCGGTGCGGCACTTCGATCACCTCAACGTCATCGCCGGCTTCGACCAACTCGCGGGCAAGGTCAAGGTCGTCCGGGAGCGCTGCGAGGAGATCGACCGTGATCCCGCGACGCTGGAGACCAGCATGCTGGTGACCGTGCTGCTCGACGACAACGTGAAGCCGGACCAGGTCCCTGACGAGATGGGCGGACGCATGCTGGCCGGCAGCGCCGACTACATCGCCGAGCAGGTCAAGGCCAAGGTGCTGGACGCGGGAATCGACGGCGTGATCATCAACATGCCGTCGTACACGCCCGGTGTCATCGCGGCGGTCGGCGAGGCGCTGCGACCGGTCGTCGGTCTCTAG
- a CDS encoding SDR family oxidoreductase: MAVEVLVTGGDTELGRAVAEEFHNDGHTVTLLGARRDDLEVAAKEIEADAIVCDNTDPAALAEIRHLFPHHLDTIVNVPAPRWNSGDPRAYSLSDLASAWRTSLDDTVLSAVLTLETVGDHLRSGGSIISVVPENPRPGSAEAAVKAALASWVAGQAMVFGTRGITVNAVAAGRSAQQGYEGLSSTPPSVAAEVARMSLFLTSGAARHITGQTLHVSHGALTQFA; the protein is encoded by the coding sequence ATGGCGGTGGAGGTACTGGTCACCGGAGGCGACACCGAGTTGGGTCGCGCCGTTGCTGAGGAATTTCATAACGACGGCCACACGGTCACGCTGCTCGGCGCTCGCCGCGACGACCTCGAGGTAGCGGCCAAGGAGATCGAGGCGGACGCGATCGTCTGCGACAACACCGACCCGGCCGCGCTGGCTGAGATTCGTCATCTCTTCCCGCATCACCTCGACACCATCGTCAACGTTCCGGCCCCGCGTTGGAACTCCGGCGACCCGCGCGCCTATTCGCTGTCCGACCTCGCCTCGGCTTGGCGCACATCGCTGGATGACACCGTCCTGTCGGCGGTGTTGACGCTCGAGACGGTCGGCGACCACCTGCGCTCCGGCGGTTCGATCATCAGCGTCGTGCCGGAAAACCCCCGCCCGGGCAGCGCCGAGGCCGCCGTCAAGGCCGCCCTCGCCAGTTGGGTCGCGGGCCAGGCCATGGTCTTCGGCACCCGCGGTATCACCGTGAACGCGGTCGCCGCGGGACGCAGCGCGCAGCAGGGTTACGAGGGTCTGTCCAGCACCCCGCCTTCGGTTGCCGCCGAGGTCGCCCGGATGTCGCTGTTCTTGACCAGCGGCGCCGCCCGCCACATCACCGGGCAGACGCTGCACGTCAGCCACGGCGCGTTGACTCAGTTCGCCTGA
- the modA gene encoding molybdate ABC transporter substrate-binding protein translates to MKLRIRHEAVTVWTTLSVVGPRLGRLRRPAAGGLLAIAVATQVNACGQKPLPSTAAGPSSIHSRATSIMVFAALQLKPAFTLLAGQFQTENPGTTVDFNFASSAELANKLTRGAKADVFASADAAQMDTVIKADLTSSEPVNFASNTLVIVTAPDDPKQVRSFADLARPDLRVAVCQASAPCGAGVQRIEDNTGVHIDPVSEETIGSAVLAKVTAGEADAGLVYMNDAHKAGDKVASITFPESADAVNSYPIVALKQAAESVLAQKFVDLVVGATGQRVLSQAGFAGP, encoded by the coding sequence ATGAAACTCCGAATCCGGCACGAGGCGGTCACCGTTTGGACAACGCTGAGCGTCGTGGGACCTCGACTCGGCAGGCTGCGCCGCCCCGCGGCGGGGGGCTTGCTGGCAATCGCGGTGGCCACCCAGGTGAACGCCTGCGGCCAGAAGCCGCTGCCGTCGACGGCGGCGGGTCCGTCGTCCATCCACTCACGCGCCACCTCGATCATGGTGTTTGCCGCCCTACAACTCAAACCGGCGTTCACCTTGTTGGCCGGCCAATTCCAAACCGAAAACCCCGGCACCACAGTCGATTTCAACTTCGCGAGCTCGGCCGAACTGGCCAACAAGTTGACCCGGGGTGCCAAAGCCGACGTCTTCGCCTCCGCGGACGCGGCCCAGATGGACACGGTGATCAAGGCGGATCTGACGAGTAGCGAGCCGGTCAATTTCGCGTCCAACACATTGGTCATCGTCACCGCGCCGGACGACCCGAAGCAGGTCCGCTCGTTCGCCGATTTGGCCCGGCCGGATCTGCGGGTCGCGGTGTGCCAGGCGTCGGCGCCGTGCGGGGCGGGAGTACAGCGCATCGAGGACAACACCGGCGTGCACATCGATCCGGTCAGCGAGGAGACGATCGGGTCCGCGGTGCTGGCCAAAGTCACCGCAGGCGAGGCGGACGCCGGCCTGGTCTACATGAACGATGCGCACAAGGCCGGCGACAAGGTCGCCTCGATCACCTTCCCTGAGTCCGCCGACGCGGTGAACAGCTATCCGATCGTCGCCCTCAAGCAGGCGGCCGAATCGGTTCTGGCACAGAAGTTTGTCGACCTGGTGGTCGGCGCGACGGGCCAGCGGGTGCTTAGCCAGGCGGGCTTCGCCGGACCTTGA
- a CDS encoding APA family fibronectin-binding glycoprotein — MNEVDRYSTRPKNRWMTRVLVAIGGAGAITFALPVAAGADPPNPGPSPAVPGPANPAPANPAPANPAPANPAPANTAANPDGSPGPGGPAAGPQNTDPVAGAPATEANPGGPAPVDPNAGRIDNPVGGFSYVLPAGWVESDATHLDYGSALLSKIAGTPAPGQPPPVANDTRVVLGKLDQKLYASAEADNSKAAARLASDMGEFFMPYPGTRLNQETIPLGANGAAGGASFYEVKFSDASKPNGQIWAGVVSAPGPAGAPSQRYFVVWLGTGNNPVDKAGAKTLAESVRPLAATPGPAAGPAPAGPAGPAPAGPAGPAPAGPAPAGPAGPAPAGPAGPAGPAPAGPAGPAPAGPAGPAGPAPAGPAPAGPQPAGGNGSPAAPNTVAT; from the coding sequence ATGAACGAGGTGGATCGCTATTCAACCCGGCCCAAAAACCGCTGGATGACGCGCGTGCTTGTCGCGATCGGCGGCGCCGGTGCGATCACGTTCGCCCTGCCGGTCGCCGCGGGAGCCGATCCGCCAAATCCGGGGCCGAGCCCCGCGGTTCCGGGTCCGGCCAACCCGGCCCCGGCCAACCCCGCTCCAGCCAACCCCGCTCCAGCCAACCCGGCGCCTGCCAACACCGCTGCCAACCCGGACGGATCGCCCGGTCCTGGCGGACCCGCCGCGGGGCCGCAGAACACCGACCCGGTGGCGGGGGCGCCCGCGACCGAGGCCAATCCGGGCGGCCCGGCCCCGGTGGACCCGAACGCGGGTCGGATCGACAACCCGGTCGGTGGCTTCAGCTACGTGCTGCCCGCGGGGTGGGTGGAATCCGACGCGACGCACCTGGATTACGGTTCGGCGCTGCTCAGCAAGATCGCGGGCACGCCCGCGCCGGGCCAGCCGCCGCCGGTTGCCAACGACACTCGCGTGGTGCTCGGCAAGCTGGACCAGAAGCTCTACGCCAGCGCCGAGGCCGACAACAGCAAGGCCGCGGCGCGCCTTGCCTCGGATATGGGTGAGTTCTTCATGCCGTACCCGGGCACCCGACTCAACCAGGAGACGATCCCGCTCGGTGCCAACGGCGCCGCAGGAGGCGCCTCGTTCTACGAGGTGAAGTTCAGCGACGCCAGCAAGCCGAACGGCCAGATCTGGGCGGGCGTGGTCAGTGCGCCCGGACCGGCGGGCGCACCGAGCCAGCGCTATTTCGTGGTGTGGCTCGGCACCGGCAACAATCCGGTCGACAAAGCGGGCGCGAAAACACTGGCCGAGTCCGTCCGCCCGCTGGCCGCAACCCCAGGCCCCGCCGCAGGGCCCGCGCCCGCCGGACCGGCTGGACCAGCACCGGCAGGACCGGCTGGACCCGCACCGGCAGGACCCGCACCGGCAGGACCCGCTGGACCAGCACCGGCAGGACCCGCCGGACCGGCAGGACCGGCGCCCGCTGGACCGGCAGGACCCGCACCGGCAGGACCCGCCGGACCGGCAGGACCCGCACCCGCTGGACCCGCTCCGGCGGGCCCGCAACCCGCCGGCGGTAACGGGTCGCCGGCCGCGCCGAACACAGTGGCGACCTAA
- a CDS encoding GlsB/YeaQ/YmgE family stress response membrane protein, with protein MILHIVWLLILGLVVGLVARLIVPGSQPLGLIATSLLGIVGAYVGGTLGSVVFPPHQFTVTPPINHSFLGALVGAVLLLFIYKAAKSRT; from the coding sequence GTGATTCTCCACATTGTTTGGTTGCTCATCCTCGGCCTCGTCGTCGGCCTCGTCGCGCGACTGATCGTTCCCGGTAGCCAGCCGCTGGGGCTGATTGCCACGTCATTGCTAGGCATCGTCGGCGCCTATGTCGGCGGAACACTGGGCAGCGTCGTGTTCCCGCCGCATCAATTCACTGTCACCCCGCCGATCAATCACTCGTTCCTCGGGGCGCTGGTCGGCGCCGTGCTGCTGCTGTTCATCTACAAGGCGGCTAAATCGCGCACCTGA
- a CDS encoding zinc-binding alcohol dehydrogenase family protein has protein sequence MRAWQVAHPGPVSAEPLEYVRTPVPQPGPADLLVAVRACGVCRTDLHVTEGDLPVHRPRVTPGHEVVGEVVAVGTDAGDEFRVGDRVGIAWLRHTCGECAYCRRGDENLCPDSRYTGWDADGGYAEFATVPAAFAHHLPSGYSDSELAPLLCAGIIGYRSLQRAALPVGGRLGLYGFGGSAHITAQVALAQGAEVHVMTRGVAARRLARELGATSAQSADEPPPVKLDAAILFAPVGDLVLPALEALDRGGTLAIAGIHLSDMPALNYQRHLFQERQIRSVTSNTRADARAFLDFVGTHRITVTTPEYPLHQANRALSDLSTGRISGAAVLLV, from the coding sequence ATGCGCGCCTGGCAGGTGGCGCATCCGGGACCCGTCAGCGCCGAACCGCTGGAGTACGTGCGCACGCCGGTTCCACAACCGGGCCCGGCGGACCTGCTGGTCGCGGTCCGCGCCTGCGGCGTGTGCCGCACCGACCTGCACGTCACCGAGGGCGACCTGCCGGTCCATCGCCCACGGGTGACGCCCGGACACGAAGTCGTGGGCGAGGTGGTGGCCGTCGGCACCGACGCCGGCGACGAGTTCCGCGTCGGCGATCGGGTCGGAATCGCGTGGCTGCGACACACCTGCGGGGAGTGCGCCTACTGTCGCAGGGGCGACGAGAATCTGTGCCCAGACTCGCGCTACACCGGGTGGGACGCCGACGGTGGTTACGCCGAATTCGCCACGGTGCCGGCCGCTTTCGCCCATCACCTGCCAAGCGGATACTCCGACAGCGAACTTGCGCCGCTGTTGTGCGCCGGCATCATCGGCTACCGGTCGCTGCAGCGCGCGGCGCTACCGGTTGGTGGCCGACTGGGTCTCTACGGATTCGGCGGCAGCGCCCACATCACCGCTCAGGTCGCACTCGCGCAGGGCGCCGAAGTCCACGTCATGACCCGCGGCGTCGCGGCCCGGCGGCTGGCGCGCGAACTGGGGGCCACGTCCGCCCAGAGTGCCGACGAACCGCCGCCGGTAAAGCTCGACGCGGCAATCCTTTTCGCGCCGGTCGGCGATCTGGTGCTTCCCGCGCTGGAGGCGCTAGATCGCGGGGGGACGCTGGCCATCGCGGGCATCCACCTCAGCGACATGCCGGCGCTGAATTATCAGCGCCACCTGTTCCAGGAGCGCCAGATCCGCTCGGTGACGTCGAATACCCGGGCCGACGCGAGGGCCTTCCTCGACTTCGTCGGCACCCACCGCATCACGGTGACCACGCCGGAGTATCCGCTGCATCAGGCGAATCGAGCGCTGTCGGACCTCAGCACCGGCCGCATCTCGGGCGCCGCGGTGTTGCTCGTCTAG
- a CDS encoding CPBP family intramembrane glutamic endopeptidase has translation MTGYESAAAEQHPLLAQLSALHQFRIQVDVAVVVAVLALTNLIAHFTTPWASVVTVPVAALGLVAWLRRNGLGWAELGLGREHWKSGAAYAAGAVALVVTVIAVGALLPMTRPMFMNHRYATISGALMASMVVIPLQTVIPEELAFRGVLHGTLNRAWGFRGVALVGSLLFGLWHIATSLGLTSSNVGFTRLFGSGVLGMLIGVVLAVIATAAAGFVFSWLRRRSGSLLAPIALHWSLNGMGALAAALVWQLH, from the coding sequence ATGACCGGCTACGAGAGCGCCGCCGCTGAGCAGCATCCGCTGCTCGCGCAACTCTCGGCGCTACACCAATTCCGCATCCAGGTCGACGTTGCCGTCGTCGTCGCGGTGCTCGCGCTGACCAACCTGATCGCGCATTTCACCACCCCGTGGGCCAGTGTCGTGACCGTCCCGGTGGCCGCGCTCGGCCTGGTGGCCTGGCTGCGGCGCAACGGCCTGGGTTGGGCCGAACTCGGTCTGGGACGCGAGCACTGGAAGTCGGGTGCCGCCTACGCGGCGGGCGCCGTCGCTCTCGTCGTCACGGTGATCGCGGTCGGCGCTCTGCTTCCGATGACCAGGCCGATGTTCATGAACCACCGCTACGCGACGATCTCCGGTGCGCTGATGGCGTCGATGGTCGTCATTCCGCTGCAGACCGTCATCCCCGAGGAGCTGGCTTTCCGCGGTGTGCTGCATGGAACGCTGAACCGCGCGTGGGGATTTCGTGGTGTCGCGCTGGTCGGCTCGCTGCTGTTCGGCCTCTGGCACATCGCGACGTCGCTGGGTCTGACGAGCAGCAACGTCGGCTTCACGCGGCTGTTCGGCAGCGGAGTTCTCGGCATGCTGATCGGGGTGGTACTCGCGGTGATTGCGACAGCCGCAGCAGGTTTCGTGTTCAGCTGGCTACGGCGGCGCAGCGGCAGTCTGCTGGCGCCGATCGCCCTGCACTGGTCGCTCAACGGGATGGGTGCACTGGCCGCCGCTCTGGTCTGGCAACTGCACTAG
- a CDS encoding DUF445 domain-containing protein: MTSSVVAWGQSFGEIVADAKLNWFIYLSMPLVAAFVGYTTKLVALQMLYKPIEFVGIGPFGWQGVVPRRAGKTAAVTIQMLTDKLLRPEEILDKIDAQQAVDELREPLTRTIDEMARDLAEQVRPGLWDAIPEAGRKAVLSRVHAAAPGVVDNLLAEMKSDLPRFVDLQYLAVTTLVNNKAQLNELLKGMGGAAMKFIRRSGIYFGFAIGLVQMVAWGVFHNPWIMPGFGFVTGFASDWLALNLIFIPREPVKLFGFIPIQGVLHTQRDNVTRDYARILANDLFHPDALLDAILHGPTAERLFAAIEKEVSSALDAQAGVAQPFIKLAIGTKRYHQAKDAIVQMLLERLPETMQQAKEYAAKTLDIENLIVDKMNKLSPDEYEAILRPVFKDDEMLMVMVGAVLGFLVGELQVVLVEQFAR; the protein is encoded by the coding sequence GTGACCTCTTCGGTCGTCGCGTGGGGTCAGTCCTTCGGTGAAATCGTCGCCGATGCCAAGCTCAACTGGTTCATCTACCTGTCGATGCCCCTGGTGGCGGCATTCGTCGGCTATACGACGAAACTTGTTGCGCTGCAGATGCTTTACAAACCGATCGAGTTCGTCGGCATCGGGCCGTTCGGCTGGCAGGGGGTGGTGCCGCGCCGCGCCGGCAAGACCGCGGCGGTGACCATCCAGATGCTCACCGACAAGCTGCTGCGCCCCGAGGAGATTCTGGACAAGATCGACGCCCAGCAGGCGGTCGACGAGCTTCGTGAGCCGCTGACCCGAACCATCGACGAGATGGCCCGCGACCTCGCCGAGCAGGTGCGCCCCGGGCTGTGGGACGCGATCCCGGAGGCCGGCCGCAAGGCGGTGCTGTCCCGGGTGCACGCGGCGGCCCCCGGGGTGGTCGACAACCTGCTCGCCGAAATGAAGTCCGATCTGCCGCGCTTCGTCGATCTGCAGTACCTCGCGGTCACCACGCTGGTGAACAACAAGGCCCAGCTCAACGAGTTGCTGAAGGGCATGGGCGGGGCGGCGATGAAGTTCATCCGCCGCAGCGGTATCTACTTCGGCTTCGCGATCGGCCTGGTGCAGATGGTGGCGTGGGGCGTCTTCCACAACCCGTGGATCATGCCGGGCTTCGGGTTCGTCACCGGGTTCGCCAGCGACTGGCTCGCCTTGAACCTGATCTTCATTCCCCGCGAGCCCGTCAAACTCTTCGGCTTCATCCCTATCCAGGGCGTGCTACATACCCAGCGCGACAACGTAACCCGCGATTACGCCCGGATCCTGGCCAATGACCTGTTTCATCCCGACGCCCTGCTCGACGCGATTCTGCACGGGCCGACCGCCGAGCGTTTGTTCGCCGCGATCGAGAAGGAGGTCTCGTCGGCGCTCGACGCTCAGGCCGGTGTGGCGCAACCGTTCATCAAGCTCGCGATCGGCACCAAGCGCTACCACCAAGCCAAGGACGCGATCGTGCAGATGCTGCTCGAGCGGCTCCCCGAGACCATGCAGCAGGCCAAGGAGTACGCCGCGAAGACGCTCGACATTGAGAACCTGATCGTCGACAAGATGAACAAGCTGTCCCCCGACGAGTACGAGGCGATCCTGCGTCCGGTCTTCAAGGACGACGAGATGTTGATGGTCATGGTGGGGGCCGTGCTCGGGTTCCTGGTGGGTGAGCTACAGGTAGTGCTCGTGGAACAGTTCGCGCGTTGA
- a CDS encoding Abi-alpha family protein: MSSRFTPAGLVDMAEQTVRAYINAASWGERQFFGLIRSGMNGSTAGVPELVEIDAEADEDANADGLDAKMHGLLDRAIGQNTASSRQELFHKILDQIVPDEARIISALSDGSTSPLLNVYARTRAGLGVEVVLENMSLIGKTANLALPQLTPMYVSHLLSLGLVESGPEDTEMKDEYEILAADTAVLQAIKTASRGPIPARIDKYTLQLSGLGLELWAAASAPRERE; this comes from the coding sequence ATGTCCTCACGCTTCACTCCGGCCGGGCTCGTCGACATGGCCGAACAGACGGTGCGCGCCTACATCAACGCCGCGAGTTGGGGTGAGCGTCAGTTCTTCGGCCTGATCCGCTCCGGGATGAACGGATCCACCGCGGGGGTGCCCGAACTCGTCGAGATCGACGCCGAGGCCGACGAGGATGCCAACGCCGACGGACTGGACGCCAAGATGCACGGCCTGCTCGATCGCGCGATCGGGCAGAACACCGCGTCGAGCCGCCAGGAGTTGTTCCACAAGATCCTCGACCAGATCGTTCCCGACGAGGCCCGCATCATCAGCGCCCTGTCGGACGGCTCGACGTCCCCGCTGCTGAACGTGTACGCCCGCACCCGGGCCGGACTTGGCGTCGAGGTGGTGCTGGAGAACATGTCTCTGATCGGCAAGACCGCCAACCTCGCGCTGCCGCAGCTGACCCCGATGTACGTGAGCCACCTTCTCTCACTCGGCCTCGTCGAGTCGGGCCCCGAGGACACCGAGATGAAGGACGAATACGAGATCCTCGCGGCCGACACCGCGGTGCTGCAGGCCATCAAAACCGCCAGCCGCGGCCCGATCCCGGCGCGCATCGACAAGTACACATTGCAGCTGTCCGGCCTGGGCCTCGAATTGTGGGCGGCGGCAAGTGCCCCCAGGGAGCGGGAGTGA